In Methanocaldococcus lauensis, a single genomic region encodes these proteins:
- a CDS encoding OsmC family protein encodes MNPEMIMEMMDSEMAKEMAPKIMPKMMPLALEKFLDKIPENERKEFIAKIVDIIVSKNEKKEIFAEFCDMFETLLDIKGLSIHSRGGKGSTKEKISPMDLFLAGLCGCICIAVGNTLKENNIETKIKVDGAVEKSFEEGRIKKVILNIYLKIDNIENLNLNKEDLKKLVLNGSKKCLISNTLNCEIEKNIIFE; translated from the coding sequence ATGAATCCAGAGATGATAATGGAAATGATGGACTCAGAAATGGCTAAGGAAATGGCTCCAAAGATTATGCCAAAAATGATGCCTTTAGCTTTAGAAAAGTTTTTAGATAAAATTCCTGAAAATGAAAGAAAAGAGTTTATAGCTAAGATTGTTGATATTATTGTAAGTAAAAATGAGAAAAAGGAAATTTTCGCTGAGTTTTGTGATATGTTTGAAACTCTATTAGATATTAAAGGATTAAGTATTCATTCAAGGGGAGGAAAAGGTTCTACAAAAGAAAAAATATCTCCAATGGATTTATTTTTAGCAGGGCTCTGTGGATGTATCTGTATAGCTGTTGGTAATACATTAAAAGAAAATAACATAGAGACTAAGATAAAAGTAGATGGAGCTGTCGAAAAATCTTTTGAAGAGGGACGAATAAAAAAAGTAATATTAAATATCTATCTAAAAATTGATAATATTGAAAATCTTAATTTGAATAAAGAAGATTTAAAGAAATTAGTTTTAAATGGCTCTAAAAAATGTTTAATTAGTAATACCTTAAACTGCGAAATTGAGAAAAATATTATTTTTGAATAA
- a CDS encoding 4Fe-4S binding protein — MPEHILSGIKAIVSMKLRRKGLTQKEIAKIIKSDRSIVSHYLSGRYPKEKILKIAKTIGEIPPEYGARIIHSLTDDKELAKNLIKELYNIKLSWDKDSCIFCGTCLMCEALTLDYLTINIDYNSCILCGNCIINCPTNSLKFVRESYD, encoded by the coding sequence ATGCCAGAACATATTCTTTCAGGAATAAAAGCAATAGTATCAATGAAACTGAGAAGAAAGGGGCTAACTCAAAAAGAAATAGCAAAAATTATTAAGAGTGATAGGTCAATAGTTTCTCACTATCTCTCTGGAAGGTATCCAAAGGAAAAAATTTTAAAAATAGCAAAAACTATTGGAGAGATACCTCCTGAATATGGAGCAAGAATAATACATTCTTTAACTGATGATAAAGAACTTGCAAAGAATTTAATAAAAGAGTTATATAATATAAAACTTTCTTGGGATAAAGATTCATGTATATTTTGTGGCACTTGCCTTATGTGTGAAGCACTCACACTTGATTATTTGACTATAAATATCGATTACAATTCTTGCATACTATGTGGAAATTGTATAATAAACTGCCCAACTAACTCATTAAAATTTGTGAGGGAGAGTTATGATTGA
- the fwdF gene encoding tungsten-dependent formylmethanofuran dehydrogenase subunit FwdF: MIEQVKEIYENGFIIYRDGKLEKRELFWNDEYCVGCGICADICPVNAIVMGPLGAIAKGDIVAPKLDIDKDTCVLCGMCASACPFDALDLKINGKSIKEDERYPKIKRDIKIYQDKCVLCEQCEMVCPQAAIAVERNLAERSKFVIGEININKDKCVLCGICAEYCPADAIDLKYNYPTPSNPKPITDIEVDKDKCVYCKVCEFVCPHDAIEVICYKCPMMKRIPQAKLYEDIQGKTVVDKDLCVTCGWCAYICPANAIEVEKPFKGEVIIDVDACNACGACISICPCSALEFPKPKDKAEKVPRLVVNQNLCVLCGACSKACPINAIKVVRKEINFEREPKAIAWKKAFEKLLQN; the protein is encoded by the coding sequence ATGATTGAACAAGTAAAAGAAATATATGAAAATGGATTCATAATATATAGAGATGGAAAACTTGAAAAAAGAGAACTATTTTGGAACGATGAATATTGTGTTGGCTGTGGAATCTGTGCCGATATCTGTCCAGTAAATGCAATAGTTATGGGTCCATTAGGGGCTATTGCTAAAGGAGATATAGTTGCTCCAAAATTAGATATTGATAAAGATACTTGTGTTTTATGTGGAATGTGTGCATCAGCATGTCCATTTGATGCATTAGATTTAAAAATCAATGGAAAATCAATAAAAGAAGATGAAAGATATCCAAAAATTAAAAGAGATATTAAGATATATCAAGATAAGTGTGTCTTGTGTGAGCAGTGTGAAATGGTTTGTCCTCAGGCGGCTATAGCAGTAGAGAGAAATTTAGCAGAGAGAAGTAAGTTTGTTATTGGAGAAATAAATATAAACAAAGATAAGTGTGTCCTCTGTGGAATTTGTGCTGAATACTGTCCAGCAGATGCTATTGATTTAAAATACAACTATCCAACTCCATCAAATCCAAAACCAATAACTGACATTGAAGTTGATAAAGATAAATGTGTCTATTGTAAAGTTTGTGAATTTGTTTGTCCTCATGATGCAATAGAGGTTATTTGTTATAAGTGTCCAATGATGAAAAGAATACCTCAAGCAAAATTATATGAAGATATCCAAGGAAAAACGGTCGTTGATAAAGATTTATGTGTAACCTGTGGATGGTGTGCTTATATTTGTCCTGCTAATGCCATTGAAGTAGAGAAGCCATTCAAGGGAGAGGTTATAATTGATGTTGATGCCTGTAACGCATGTGGAGCTTGTATCTCAATATGTCCATGTAGTGCTTTAGAATTCCCTAAACCAAAAGATAAGGCTGAAAAAGTTCCAAGATTGGTTGTTAATCAAAACTTATGTGTTTTATGTGGAGCTTGTAGCAAAGCATGTCCAATTAATGCTATAAAGGTAGTTAGAAAAGAGATTAACTTTGAAAGAGAACCTAAAGCAATTGCCTGGAAAAAGGCGTTTGAAAAACTATTACAAAATTAA
- the fwdA gene encoding tungsten-dependent formylmethanofuran dehydrogenase subunit FwdA: MEYIIKNGIVYDPLNGINGEKMDICVKDGKIVEKVSENAKIIDASNCVVMPGGIDSHTHVAGPKVNVGRMFRPEDSKKEIYAKKGLRTGTGFSVPSTYKTGYQYSEMGYTTVFEAAMPPLLARHTHEEFIETPQVDKGVLTLFGNNWFVLEYLKEGDIKKCAAYVAWLLKATRGFAIKIVNPGGTEAWGWGKNVHSLDDPVPYFDITPREIVRGLCEVNELLGLPHSIHVHPNNLGHPGNWETTLETMDCVKGIKAKPKYGERETIYYNTHVQFHSYGGTSWKDFESKGLEIAEYVNKNDHLVVDVGQITLDETTTMTADGPMEYDLHMTNGLKWANCDVELETGSGVVPFIYSPKGPVYALQWAIGLDIFLNIDTDKVLLTTDHPNAGPFTRYPRIIAWLMSKKYRDEWLYNKVHKWAQQRSHVADSDKEYDLYEIAKVTRANQAKVLGLSKEKGHLGVGADADIAIYEINPEEKDGKKIERAFRYAKYVLKRGELVVKDGNVVKEVFGDTIYVDVKVDESLEQEIMKDLREKFTKYYSVNLDNYPVTEEYANSWKVIKIDATDIS; encoded by the coding sequence ATGGAATATATAATAAAAAATGGAATTGTTTATGACCCTCTAAATGGAATTAATGGAGAAAAAATGGATATTTGTGTAAAAGATGGGAAAATCGTTGAAAAAGTTTCTGAAAATGCAAAGATTATTGATGCATCAAACTGTGTTGTTATGCCAGGGGGTATTGATTCCCACACTCATGTTGCAGGACCAAAAGTTAATGTAGGTAGAATGTTTAGACCAGAGGACAGTAAAAAAGAAATTTATGCAAAAAAAGGTTTAAGAACTGGAACTGGGTTTTCAGTTCCATCAACATACAAAACTGGTTATCAATACTCAGAGATGGGATATACAACAGTTTTTGAAGCAGCAATGCCTCCATTATTGGCAAGACATACACATGAAGAATTTATAGAAACTCCTCAGGTAGATAAAGGAGTTCTAACACTATTTGGTAATAATTGGTTTGTTTTAGAGTATTTAAAAGAAGGTGATATTAAAAAATGTGCCGCTTATGTAGCATGGCTTTTAAAAGCCACAAGAGGTTTTGCAATAAAGATAGTTAATCCAGGAGGAACTGAGGCATGGGGTTGGGGTAAAAATGTCCATAGCCTTGATGATCCAGTTCCATACTTTGATATAACTCCAAGAGAAATCGTAAGAGGTTTATGTGAAGTTAATGAACTTCTTGGATTACCTCACTCAATCCACGTCCATCCAAACAACTTAGGACACCCTGGAAACTGGGAAACTACTCTTGAAACAATGGATTGTGTTAAAGGTATAAAAGCAAAACCAAAATATGGAGAGAGAGAAACCATTTACTATAATACTCATGTCCAATTCCACTCCTACGGAGGAACTTCATGGAAGGACTTTGAAAGTAAAGGTTTAGAAATTGCTGAATATGTTAATAAAAACGACCATTTAGTGGTTGATGTAGGGCAAATTACATTAGATGAAACTACAACAATGACAGCAGATGGACCTATGGAATATGATTTACACATGACAAATGGATTAAAATGGGCAAACTGTGATGTTGAACTTGAAACAGGTTCAGGAGTCGTTCCGTTTATTTACTCTCCAAAGGGTCCTGTTTATGCTCTACAATGGGCAATTGGTTTGGATATCTTCCTAAATATAGACACAGATAAAGTATTATTAACAACTGATCATCCAAATGCAGGGCCATTCACAAGATATCCAAGAATTATTGCATGGTTAATGAGTAAAAAATACAGAGATGAGTGGTTATATAACAAAGTCCATAAGTGGGCTCAACAGAGAAGCCATGTGGCTGATAGTGATAAAGAATATGACTTGTATGAAATAGCAAAAGTTACAAGAGCAAATCAAGCAAAAGTTTTAGGATTAAGCAAAGAGAAAGGTCATTTAGGTGTTGGGGCTGATGCAGATATAGCAATTTATGAAATAAACCCAGAAGAAAAAGATGGTAAGAAAATAGAGAGAGCATTTAGATATGCCAAGTATGTATTGAAGAGAGGAGAATTGGTTGTTAAAGATGGAAACGTTGTAAAAGAGGTCTTTGGAGACACAATATATGTAGATGTTAAGGTTGATGAGTCATTAGAACAGGAGATTATGAAAGACTTGAGAGAGAAATTCACAAAATACTATTCAGTCAATTTAGATAACTATCCAGTTACTGAGGAATATGCAAATAGTTGGAAGGTTATAAAGATAGATGCAACTGACATCAGCTAA
- the fwdD gene encoding tungsten-dependent formylmethanofuran dehydrogenase subunit FwdD, giving the protein MKFMLNTGRTIWQGEAIEAGKNLDLYVKAAGVIYINEEDMEKLGVKEGDKVKVKSEYGEVVVYVKKATQRMPEGMVFIPMGPWANCVVKPDTHSTGMPCLKGYPGFYVEIEKTDEEFLDMKTLMRKKYLENLE; this is encoded by the coding sequence ATGAAGTTTATGTTAAATACTGGTAGAACTATTTGGCAAGGAGAGGCAATAGAGGCTGGAAAAAATCTCGATTTGTATGTTAAAGCAGCAGGAGTTATTTACATTAATGAAGAAGATATGGAAAAATTAGGAGTTAAAGAAGGAGATAAAGTTAAAGTTAAGTCTGAGTATGGAGAGGTCGTAGTTTATGTAAAAAAAGCTACCCAGAGAATGCCAGAAGGTATGGTATTTATCCCTATGGGTCCTTGGGCAAACTGTGTAGTTAAGCCAGACACTCACAGTACAGGAATGCCCTGTCTTAAAGGATATCCTGGATTTTATGTTGAGATAGAAAAAACTGATGAAGAATTTTTAGATATGAAAACTTTAATGAGAAAAAAATACCTTGAAAATCTTGAGTAA
- a CDS encoding ATP-binding protein: MKAYKLVVYPERCHGCGNCVVSCPVNAKHPETWGGKGPYSDDVVIRVENGVVNIVNPDLCGGCGACIEACPVNAIELVFIRK, translated from the coding sequence ATGAAAGCTTATAAGTTAGTTGTATATCCAGAAAGATGTCATGGATGTGGTAATTGCGTAGTTTCATGTCCTGTCAATGCTAAACATCCTGAAACATGGGGAGGAAAGGGACCATATAGTGACGATGTAGTTATTAGAGTTGAGAATGGAGTAGTTAATATAGTAAATCCTGATTTATGTGGTGGATGTGGAGCCTGTATAGAAGCATGTCCAGTTAACGCCATAGAATTAGTTTTCATAAGAAAATAA
- a CDS encoding transcriptional regulator produces MREMLISECIELLRAHRFIVSKPLSRSCFDIIASKDSIRLILKVLKNIDSLSKEQSKELKKISRILRGTPLIIGIRTRNAPMEHGVVYDRYNIKAVTFETFKDYLEGSPPVVYAKRGGFFVNIDGHVLREAIETMGISVGKLAEVAGVSRKAIYKYETQMANPSVEVAMKIEEFLDVPLVKGIDLFEPIEDEDFENKLEKLEDYKKEALHFLNKLGFDLFIVNKAPFDAVAEKDLKESQNILLTNIEQQNNEEVRRKALLVKELSKLLEGYSLLILEKKEKEYKNLPVVSIEELKKMDDALDLIEHIKSILKKNIA; encoded by the coding sequence ATGAGGGAGATGTTAATATCTGAATGTATAGAACTATTAAGAGCACATAGATTTATTGTTTCAAAACCATTAAGTAGAAGTTGTTTTGACATAATTGCAAGTAAAGATAGTATTAGGCTTATTTTAAAAGTTTTAAAAAATATTGACAGTTTAAGTAAAGAACAATCAAAGGAATTAAAAAAAATAAGTAGGATATTACGTGGAACTCCTTTAATAATTGGTATCAGAACAAGAAATGCTCCAATGGAGCATGGAGTAGTTTATGATAGATACAACATAAAGGCTGTAACTTTTGAAACATTTAAGGACTATTTAGAAGGTAGTCCGCCAGTAGTTTATGCAAAGAGAGGAGGGTTTTTTGTAAATATAGATGGACACGTTTTAAGAGAGGCTATAGAAACTATGGGAATATCTGTTGGAAAATTGGCTGAAGTTGCAGGAGTTTCAAGAAAGGCAATATATAAATATGAAACGCAGATGGCTAATCCTTCTGTAGAGGTAGCAATGAAAATTGAAGAATTCTTAGATGTTCCATTAGTTAAAGGAATTGATTTATTTGAACCTATTGAAGATGAGGACTTTGAAAATAAATTGGAAAAATTAGAAGATTACAAAAAAGAAGCATTACATTTCTTAAATAAATTAGGATTTGACTTATTTATAGTCAATAAAGCGCCATTTGATGCTGTAGCAGAAAAGGATTTAAAAGAATCTCAAAATATCTTATTAACCAATATTGAACAACAAAACAATGAAGAAGTTAGAAGAAAAGCATTATTAGTTAAAGAACTATCAAAATTATTGGAAGGATATTCATTATTGATATTAGAAAAAAAAGAGAAAGAATATAAGAATTTACCAGTAGTAAGTATTGAAGAGTTAAAAAAAATGGACGATGCTCTTGATTTAATTGAGCACATAAAATCAATATTGAAAAAAAATATTGCGTAA
- a CDS encoding 4Fe-4S dicluster domain-containing protein yields MSEDLPIIGKDALGRVIKDWSKKPWWGIDRKKIEWYPKINYDKCIGCGLCFITCANRVVFDWDKEKKKPVVARPYNCVVACTTCKKLCPVDALEFPDKEYMQKIIKENKLLAKAKEILKNHNLI; encoded by the coding sequence TTGAGTGAAGATTTACCAATTATAGGAAAAGATGCCTTAGGTAGAGTAATAAAAGATTGGAGTAAAAAACCATGGTGGGGTATTGATAGGAAAAAAATTGAATGGTATCCTAAAATAAACTATGATAAATGTATTGGTTGCGGATTATGTTTTATAACCTGTGCAAATAGAGTAGTATTTGATTGGGATAAAGAAAAGAAGAAACCTGTTGTTGCCAGACCTTACAACTGTGTAGTTGCCTGTACTACTTGTAAAAAGTTATGTCCAGTAGATGCATTAGAGTTTCCAGATAAAGAATATATGCAAAAAATTATTAAAGAAAATAAATTGTTAGCCAAAGCCAAAGAAATTTTAAAAAATCATAATTTAATTTAA